From Hirundo rustica isolate bHirRus1 unplaced genomic scaffold, bHirRus1.pri.v3 scaffold_202_arrow_ctg1, whole genome shotgun sequence, the proteins below share one genomic window:
- the LOC120747786 gene encoding serine/threonine-protein kinase pim-1-like encodes MPPARPRPQAGLPRPRPRPRASRRGLASARLWPYWRRRCWPGISAWGRGGIAALWLRLCPARPRPRARPESRPRRLPGPAEDTRGAAAPAASAAASPARAPPLGSAAAGPEPPGPGALGRRSGAVSGPGPSADGRVSPAGKAQEALQERYRLGSLLGRGGFGSVCSGTRLSDGAPVAIKCVPRDRIQHWGELPDGARAPLEVVLLHKVSSGCAGVIQLLEWVELPDSFLLVLERPERSQDLSGFLAERRFLPEEEARGLFRQVLEAVRHCTSCGVLHRDIKPENILLDLATGQLKLIDFGCGAFLQDTAYTQFAGTLAYSPPEWIHHQRYHGEAATIWSLGLLLYHLVMGKHPFRRGQQIIWGRILFPRWLSQECQDVIKRCLSMQPLDRPSLEDLFHDPWLQGVHLP; translated from the exons ATGCCCCCGGCCCGTCCCCGGCCCCaggcggggctgccccggccccggccccggccccgggcgtCCCGCCGCGGCCTCGCCTCCGCCCGGCTCTGGCCGTACTGGCGGCGGCGCTGCTGGCCGGGCATCAGCGCCTGGGGCCGGGGCGGCATCGCCGCCCTTTGGCTGCGCCtgtgcccagcccggccccggccccgagcccggcccgaATCACGGCCCCGGCGCCTCCCGGGCCCCGCGGAGGACACACGCggcgcggccgctcccgccgcctccGCTGCGGCTTCCCCGGCCCGAGCTCCGCCGCTcggcagcgcggccgccggCCCCGAGCCGCCGGGGCCCGGGGCGCTCGGGAGGCGCTCGGGGGCCGTGTCTGGCCCCGGGCCGAGCGCTGACGGCCGCGTGTCGCCCGCAGGGAAGGCGCAGGAGGCCCTGCAGGAGCGCTACCGCCTGGGTTCGCTGCTGGGGCGCGGAGGCTTCGGCAGCGTCTGCTCGGGGACGCGGCTCTCGGACGGCGCCCCg GTGGCCATCAAATGCGTGCCGCGGGATCGCATCCAGCACTGGGGCGAGCTG CCCGACGGCGCCCGTGCGCCCCTGGAAGTCGTGCTGCTGCACAAGGTGTCCTCTGGATGCGCTGGTGTCATTCAGCTCCTGGAGTGGGTTGAGCTCCCCGACAGCTTCTTGTTGGTGCTGGAGCGTCCGGAGCGGAGCCAGGACCTCTCGGGTTTCCTGGCGGAGCGGAGGTTCCTGCCGGAGGAGGAGGCGCGGGGGCTGTTCCGCCAGGTGCTGGAGGCCGTGCGGCACTGCACCAGCTGCGGGGTCCTGCACCGCGACATCAAGCCCGAGAACATCCTGCTCGACCTGGCCACCGGGCAGCTCAAACTCATCGACTTTGGCTGTGGCGCCTTCCTCCAAGACACAGCCTACACCCAGTTTGCAG GAACCCTGGCCTACAGCCCACCAGAGTGGATCCACCACCAACGCTACCACGGCGAGGCAGCCACGATCTGGTCCCTGGGCCTCCTGCTGTACCACCTGGTGATGGGGAAGCACCCGTTCAGGAGGGGCCAGCAGATCATCTGGGGTCGGATCTTGTTCCCACGATGGCTCTCTCAAG AGTGCCAAGATGTTATTAAGAGGTGTTTGTCCATGCAACCCTTGGACAGGCCGTCCTTGGAAGACCTCTTCCATGATCCTTGGCTGCAGGGTGTTCATCTGCCCTAG